From a region of the Azospirillum formosense genome:
- a CDS encoding response regulator — translation MCEPKLHIVDDDEAIRDAMGWLFQSRNVPVASWPSAEAFLADYDPAMAGCLLLDIRMEGMSGLELFDRLTAMGCRMPVLFLTGHGDVPIAVSALKKGARDFVEKPFNDNDLVDRVIDALAFDAGERARQAGQAGVAARLATLTQRERQVMGLVVAGKLNKVIADELGISMRTVEVHRAHVFEKMGVKTAVELARILAAVG, via the coding sequence ATGTGTGAGCCGAAGCTGCACATCGTCGACGACGACGAGGCGATTCGCGACGCCATGGGCTGGCTGTTCCAGTCGCGCAACGTGCCGGTGGCCTCCTGGCCGTCGGCGGAGGCGTTCCTCGCCGATTACGATCCCGCCATGGCCGGCTGCCTTCTGCTGGACATCCGCATGGAGGGGATGAGCGGGCTGGAGCTGTTCGATAGGCTGACCGCCATGGGCTGCCGGATGCCGGTGCTGTTCCTGACCGGCCATGGCGACGTTCCCATCGCCGTGTCGGCCTTGAAGAAGGGGGCCCGCGACTTCGTGGAGAAGCCCTTCAACGACAACGACCTCGTCGACCGGGTGATCGACGCTCTCGCCTTCGACGCCGGGGAGCGGGCGCGTCAGGCCGGGCAGGCCGGCGTGGCCGCCCGGCTGGCGACCCTGACCCAGCGCGAACGGCAGGTGATGGGGCTGGTGGTGGCGGGCAAGCTGAACAAGGTCATCGCCGACGAGCTGGGGATCAGCATGCGGACCGTCGAGGTTCACCGCGCCCATGTCTTCGAGAAGATGGGGGTCAAGACGGCGGTGGAACTCGCCCGCATTCTCGCGGCGGTGGGCTGA
- a CDS encoding PAS domain S-box protein has translation MTGGAASAAHGLGQRSPVQAMPIVAMALVVLLFGVFLWVLHRSEREEETLTLIKDVLWVEQNLHFQLTSDEEKLQHLAESLGREDSSPVNYPVMARHIVTVNPAIQRVVRLDTQGRPVRSEPPVDDGPALDDAFGPSPRADAFLIARSSGRRAYSAPYRLGAADTAFEIVIPIFRGEEFAGALAGVLSIDALLTHHVPWWFAQRYQLEVIDPYGAVLGTKSRIAMPEPRRSHVVPFDPPGHGLALVATLHQLSGNLGRNILIAAIFALTVSALWSLWAVRRHIARRIRAEEALRAEHAFRKAMEDSLTVGMRARDLDGRIIYVNPAFCRMVGWSAEELVGAGPVMPYWLPEDLVHTEEVFRAVLAGNAPANGFELRFRRANGERFDALIYEAPLIDAKGRHTGWMGSVLDITERKRAEELARQQQERLQQTARLITMGEMASTLAHELNQPLSAIASYCTGCLNRLQAGSVRPEELATALEKLSGQAKRAGQIIRRIHDFVRKSEPNVAPCCLARVLEDCVALMEADARQQGVKLVLEMGRGLPTVMADRILLQQVVVNLMRNGIEAMAATRRDRRRLSVTVQAQDGAVLTRIQDRGCGISPENAEKLFSPFFTTKTEGMGMGLNICRSIIEHHQGRLWFEPAPDGGTMFLFSLPVLSEPSATGAPDGRAADV, from the coding sequence ATGACCGGCGGCGCGGCCAGCGCCGCCCATGGCCTCGGCCAGCGTAGCCCGGTGCAGGCCATGCCCATCGTGGCGATGGCGCTGGTCGTCCTTCTGTTCGGCGTTTTCCTGTGGGTGCTCCACCGCAGCGAGCGGGAGGAGGAGACGCTCACCCTCATCAAGGACGTCCTGTGGGTGGAGCAGAATCTCCATTTCCAGCTCACGTCCGACGAGGAGAAGCTGCAGCATCTCGCCGAATCGTTGGGGCGCGAGGACAGCAGCCCGGTGAACTACCCGGTGATGGCGCGCCACATCGTGACGGTGAATCCGGCGATCCAGCGCGTGGTGCGGCTGGACACGCAGGGCCGGCCGGTGCGGTCGGAGCCGCCGGTGGACGACGGCCCGGCGCTGGACGACGCCTTCGGCCCCAGCCCGCGCGCCGACGCCTTCCTGATCGCCCGTTCGTCGGGCCGCCGGGCCTATTCGGCGCCCTACCGGCTGGGGGCCGCGGACACCGCCTTCGAGATCGTCATCCCCATCTTCCGCGGGGAGGAGTTCGCGGGCGCGCTCGCCGGCGTGCTGTCGATCGACGCCCTGCTGACCCATCACGTGCCCTGGTGGTTCGCCCAGCGTTACCAGCTGGAAGTCATCGACCCCTATGGGGCGGTGTTGGGGACGAAGTCGCGCATCGCCATGCCGGAGCCGAGGCGCAGCCACGTCGTGCCCTTCGATCCGCCGGGGCACGGTCTGGCCCTGGTCGCCACGCTGCATCAGCTGTCCGGCAACCTCGGCCGCAACATCCTGATCGCCGCCATCTTCGCGCTGACCGTCTCGGCCTTGTGGAGCCTGTGGGCGGTGCGCCGCCACATCGCCCGGCGCATCCGGGCGGAGGAGGCTCTGCGCGCCGAGCACGCCTTCCGCAAGGCGATGGAGGACAGCCTGACGGTGGGCATGCGCGCCCGCGACTTGGATGGGCGCATCATCTATGTGAATCCGGCCTTCTGCCGCATGGTCGGCTGGTCGGCGGAGGAACTGGTGGGGGCCGGGCCGGTCATGCCCTATTGGCTGCCCGAGGATCTCGTCCACACCGAGGAGGTCTTCCGCGCCGTTCTGGCCGGCAACGCGCCGGCCAACGGTTTCGAGCTGCGCTTCCGAAGGGCCAATGGCGAGCGGTTCGACGCGCTGATCTACGAAGCTCCGCTGATCGACGCCAAGGGGCGGCACACCGGCTGGATGGGCTCCGTCCTCGACATCACCGAGCGCAAGCGGGCGGAGGAGCTGGCCCGCCAGCAGCAGGAGCGGCTGCAGCAGACCGCCCGGCTCATCACCATGGGCGAGATGGCCTCCACCCTGGCGCATGAGCTGAACCAGCCGCTGTCGGCCATCGCCAGCTACTGCACCGGTTGCCTGAACCGCCTCCAGGCCGGCAGCGTCCGGCCGGAGGAGCTGGCGACGGCGCTGGAGAAGCTGTCCGGGCAGGCCAAGCGGGCCGGCCAGATCATCCGCCGGATCCACGACTTCGTGCGCAAGAGCGAGCCGAACGTCGCCCCCTGCTGTCTGGCGCGGGTGCTGGAGGACTGCGTGGCGCTGATGGAGGCCGACGCCCGCCAGCAGGGGGTGAAGCTGGTTCTGGAGATGGGGCGCGGCCTGCCGACGGTGATGGCCGACCGCATCCTGCTGCAGCAGGTGGTGGTGAACCTGATGCGCAACGGCATCGAGGCGATGGCGGCGACGCGGCGCGACCGCCGCCGGCTGAGCGTGACGGTGCAGGCGCAGGATGGCGCCGTCCTGACGCGCATTCAGGACCGCGGCTGTGGCATTTCGCCCGAAAATGCGGAAAAACTGTTTTCTCCCTTTTTCACCACCAAAACCGAGGGCATGGGCATGGGCCTGAACATCTGCCGGTCCATCATCGAGCACCACCAGGGACGCCTGTGGTTCGAGCCCGCGCCGGACGGCGGCACCATGTTCCTCTTCTCCCTGCCGGTCCTCTCCGAACCATCGGCGACCGGCGCCCCAGACGGGAGAGCCGCCGATGTGTGA
- a CDS encoding TRAP transporter substrate-binding protein, translated as MKFVSLLCATVAAGCLMAATAATAQEPIVIKFSHVVAPETPKGKGAEKFKQLAEQRTGGKVKVEVYPNSQLYKDKEELEALQLGAVQMLAPSLAKFGPLGAKEFEIFDLPYIFPCKTALVKVTTGPIGKQLFQKLENKGITGLAYWDNGFKIMSANKPLHATADFKGLKMRIQSSKVLDAQMRALGALPQVMAFSEVYQALQTGVVDGTENPPSNMYTQKMHEVQSHATLSDHGYLGYAVIVNKKFWDGLPGDVRTQLDGAMKEATEYANNIAQEENDKALEAMKAAGKTKFYELTKEERASWRQAMLPVHEDMASRVGKELLASIKTETDAAKCE; from the coding sequence ATGAAGTTCGTTTCGCTGCTGTGCGCCACTGTCGCCGCCGGCTGCCTGATGGCCGCCACCGCCGCCACCGCGCAGGAGCCGATCGTCATCAAGTTCAGCCACGTCGTCGCCCCGGAGACCCCGAAGGGCAAGGGCGCCGAGAAGTTCAAGCAGCTGGCCGAGCAGCGCACCGGCGGCAAGGTGAAGGTCGAGGTCTACCCGAACAGCCAGCTCTACAAGGATAAGGAGGAGCTGGAGGCCCTGCAGCTCGGCGCCGTGCAGATGCTGGCCCCGTCGCTGGCCAAGTTCGGGCCGCTGGGCGCCAAGGAATTCGAGATCTTCGACCTGCCCTACATCTTCCCCTGCAAGACCGCCCTGGTGAAGGTCACCACCGGCCCGATCGGCAAGCAGCTGTTCCAGAAGCTGGAGAACAAGGGCATCACCGGTCTGGCCTATTGGGACAACGGCTTCAAGATCATGAGCGCCAACAAGCCGCTGCACGCCACGGCGGACTTCAAGGGCCTCAAGATGCGCATCCAGTCGTCGAAGGTGCTGGACGCGCAGATGCGCGCGCTCGGCGCCCTGCCGCAGGTGATGGCCTTCTCCGAGGTCTACCAGGCGCTGCAGACCGGCGTCGTCGACGGCACCGAGAACCCGCCGTCCAACATGTACACCCAGAAGATGCACGAGGTGCAGAGCCACGCCACGCTCTCCGACCACGGCTATCTGGGCTACGCGGTCATCGTGAACAAGAAGTTCTGGGACGGCCTGCCGGGCGACGTCCGCACCCAGCTCGACGGCGCGATGAAGGAGGCGACCGAGTACGCCAACAACATCGCCCAGGAAGAGAACGACAAGGCGCTGGAGGCGATGAAGGCCGCCGGCAAGACCAAGTTCTACGAGCTGACCAAGGAAGAGCGCGCGTCGTGGCGCCAGGCGATGCTGCCGGTCCACGAGGACATGGCGTCGCGCGTCGGCAAGGAACTGCTGGCGAGCATCAAGACCGAGACCGACGCCGCCAAGTGCGAGTAA
- a CDS encoding TRAP transporter small permease produces the protein MPMKILDHLEEILIAFLMAAATTIIFVAVVHRYASGIPVIQDYILHWNLAWAQELCIYMFVWMAKFGAAYGVRTGIHVGVDVLINKLSGPMRSKFIVFGLLAGALFTGVVGTMGSTFVWHMSDTEQVSADLEWPMWIIYLAIPVGSYLMCFRFLQVMVNFLRTGELPHHDHGHVEGLEEDTTDPQRAAQDVNWFEMDDNLHPHDIAHHEGRKPGNGPDSGPTAAKGPKENDR, from the coding sequence ATGCCCATGAAAATCCTAGACCATCTGGAGGAGATTCTTATCGCCTTCCTGATGGCCGCGGCGACGACGATCATCTTCGTTGCCGTCGTCCACCGTTATGCGTCCGGCATCCCCGTCATCCAGGACTACATCCTGCATTGGAATCTGGCCTGGGCGCAGGAGCTGTGCATCTACATGTTCGTCTGGATGGCGAAGTTCGGCGCCGCCTACGGTGTCCGCACCGGCATCCATGTGGGTGTGGACGTGCTCATCAACAAGCTGTCCGGCCCGATGCGGTCGAAGTTCATCGTGTTCGGCCTGCTGGCGGGAGCTTTGTTCACCGGCGTGGTCGGCACCATGGGCTCCACCTTCGTCTGGCACATGTCGGACACCGAACAGGTCTCGGCGGACCTGGAATGGCCGATGTGGATCATCTATCTGGCGATCCCGGTCGGCTCCTACCTGATGTGCTTCCGCTTCCTCCAGGTGATGGTGAACTTCCTGCGCACCGGCGAGCTGCCGCACCACGACCACGGCCATGTCGAGGGTCTGGAGGAGGACACCACCGACCCGCAGCGCGCCGCGCAGGACGTCAACTGGTTCGAGATGGACGACAACCTGCACCCGCACGACATCGCCCATCACGAGGGCCGCAAGCCCGGCAACGGCCCGGATTCCGGCCCTACCGCCGCTAAGGGACCGAAGGAGAACGACCGATGA
- a CDS encoding TRAP transporter large permease subunit, with protein sequence MNAAIIFGLLLVLMLTGMPISISLGLTVLTFLFTMTNVPIEAVALKLFTGIEKFEIMAIPFFILAGNFLTHGGVARRMINFATAMVGHWHGGLGLAGVMGCALFAAVSGSSPATVVAIGSIVLPAMVAQGFPKQFGAGVITTSGALGILIPPSIVMVMYSVATSGSPHAASVGQLFMAGVIPGLMLAFVLGGVTWYRARKFGYPRLPKASLAQRLKALREAIWGLLLIVIVIGGIYSGVFTPTEAAAMSAVYAFIIAVFVYKDMPLRGVPKVLLSSASMSAMLLYIITNAVLFSFVLTSENIPQAIADWIVGQGLGVIAFLLVTNILLLMAGNFMEPSSIVLIMAPILFPVAIKLGIDPVHFGIMMVVNMEVGMCHPPVGLNLYVASGITKMGITELTVAVWPWLLAMLGFLVLITYVPIISTWLPRALGMM encoded by the coding sequence ATGAACGCCGCCATCATCTTCGGCCTCCTGCTGGTCCTGATGCTCACCGGCATGCCGATCTCGATCTCGCTCGGCCTGACGGTTCTGACCTTCCTCTTCACCATGACCAACGTGCCGATCGAGGCCGTGGCGCTGAAGCTGTTCACCGGCATCGAGAAGTTCGAGATCATGGCGATCCCGTTCTTTATCCTGGCCGGCAACTTCCTGACGCACGGCGGCGTGGCCCGGCGCATGATCAACTTCGCCACGGCGATGGTCGGTCACTGGCACGGCGGCCTTGGCCTCGCCGGCGTGATGGGCTGCGCCCTGTTCGCGGCGGTGTCCGGCTCCAGCCCGGCGACGGTGGTGGCCATCGGCTCCATCGTGCTTCCGGCGATGGTCGCCCAGGGCTTCCCGAAGCAGTTCGGCGCCGGCGTCATCACCACCTCGGGCGCGCTGGGCATCCTGATCCCGCCGTCCATCGTGATGGTGATGTACTCGGTCGCCACCAGCGGCAGCCCGCACGCCGCCTCGGTCGGCCAGCTCTTCATGGCGGGCGTCATTCCCGGCCTGATGCTGGCCTTCGTGCTGGGCGGCGTCACCTGGTATCGCGCGCGCAAGTTCGGCTACCCGCGCCTGCCCAAGGCCAGCCTGGCCCAGCGGCTGAAGGCCCTGCGCGAGGCGATCTGGGGCCTGCTGCTGATCGTCATCGTCATCGGCGGCATCTACTCCGGCGTCTTCACGCCGACCGAGGCCGCGGCGATGAGCGCCGTCTACGCCTTCATCATCGCGGTCTTCGTCTACAAGGACATGCCGCTGCGCGGCGTGCCGAAGGTTCTGCTGTCCTCGGCCAGCATGTCGGCGATGCTGCTCTACATCATCACGAACGCGGTGCTGTTCTCGTTCGTGCTGACGTCGGAGAACATCCCGCAGGCGATCGCCGACTGGATCGTCGGCCAGGGGCTCGGCGTGATCGCCTTCCTTCTGGTGACGAACATCCTCCTGCTGATGGCCGGCAACTTCATGGAGCCGTCGTCGATCGTGCTGATCATGGCGCCGATCCTGTTCCCGGTCGCCATCAAGCTGGGCATCGATCCGGTCCATTTCGGCATCATGATGGTCGTGAACATGGAGGTCGGCATGTGCCACCCCCCGGTGGGCCTGAACCTCTACGTCGCGTCGGGCATCACCAAGATGGGCATCACCGAACTGACCGTGGCCGTCTGGCCGTGGCTGCTGGCGATGCTGGGCTTCCTGGTGCTGATCACCTACGTGCCGATCATCTCCACCTGGCTGCCGCGCGCTCTGGGGATGATGTAA
- a CDS encoding zinc ribbon domain-containing protein YjdM yields MDDGLKCPKCNSEHVYQDGMLWICPECAHEWNPQAEGGAGADAAADQGVRDANGNALSDGDAVTVIKDLKVKGSSLVVKGGTKVKNIRLVDGADGHNIACKIDGIGAMNLKSEFVKKA; encoded by the coding sequence ATGGACGACGGATTGAAGTGCCCGAAATGCAATTCCGAGCATGTCTATCAGGACGGCATGCTGTGGATCTGCCCCGAATGCGCCCATGAATGGAACCCGCAGGCCGAAGGCGGCGCGGGTGCGGACGCGGCGGCGGATCAGGGGGTGCGGGACGCCAACGGGAACGCGCTGAGCGACGGCGACGCGGTGACGGTCATCAAGGACCTGAAGGTCAAGGGCTCGTCCCTGGTCGTCAAGGGCGGCACCAAGGTGAAGAACATCCGTCTGGTCGACGGGGCCGACGGCCACAACATCGCCTGCAAGATCGACGGCATCGGCGCGATGAACCTGAAGTCGGAATTCGTCAAGAAGGCGTGA
- a CDS encoding methyl-accepting chemotaxis protein, which produces MTVSGSAGGFQNGEDQGGGLGLRLRALLLIGGVLLVYQVLAIAWGVHGSASQAKETLAARADMVASLQARAAAIPLYDFDTEQVREVAKAPSSDPDFLGAQVRDDKARVVAEVGDTKSAKGFIEVVKPIVGGQAGQRKTIGEFVLRLRTDRVEARVTADAATQVAVGVVAFLAIMAALYLVVSAITRPLMQITAMVGRLAQGDYAVAVPALDRRDEMGAMARTIDMLRQNAQHRQQLEAEKLARQAEEAQRGERLTRLAAAFDRSVQATVGEASTAASQMKGSAGSMLESALRADHCNASVAGAADETSRTVQTASAAAEQLTQSIRSIAESVKQSVAMSAQAIDRADASRKTVEALAAGAAKIGEITSLITSIAGQTNLLALNATIEAARAGEAGKGFAVVASEVKNLASQTAKATEEIATQIGAIQSVTQETVSAIGAITETIGQLSQRSAEIAASVQEQLAATGEIAEKVRTVAGEADTVTRSIAVASGASSEVATAARQSVEVAQTLQARFVDLRDEVQKFLASIKAA; this is translated from the coding sequence ATGACGGTCAGCGGCTCGGCGGGCGGATTTCAGAACGGCGAAGATCAAGGTGGCGGTCTGGGGCTGCGCCTGCGGGCGTTGCTGCTGATCGGCGGCGTTCTGCTGGTCTATCAGGTGCTGGCCATCGCCTGGGGGGTGCACGGCTCGGCCAGTCAGGCGAAGGAGACGCTGGCGGCGCGCGCCGACATGGTGGCGTCGCTGCAGGCCCGCGCGGCGGCGATTCCGCTCTACGATTTCGACACCGAGCAGGTGCGCGAGGTCGCCAAGGCGCCATCCTCCGACCCCGACTTCCTCGGCGCCCAGGTGCGCGACGACAAGGCCAGGGTGGTCGCCGAAGTGGGCGACACGAAGTCCGCGAAAGGCTTCATCGAGGTGGTGAAACCCATCGTCGGCGGGCAGGCGGGGCAGCGCAAGACCATCGGTGAGTTCGTCCTGCGCCTGCGCACCGACCGGGTGGAGGCGCGGGTGACCGCCGACGCGGCGACCCAGGTCGCCGTCGGGGTGGTCGCCTTCCTCGCCATCATGGCGGCGCTCTATCTGGTCGTCTCGGCCATCACGCGACCTCTGATGCAGATCACCGCCATGGTCGGGCGGCTGGCCCAGGGCGACTACGCGGTCGCCGTGCCGGCTCTGGACCGCCGCGACGAGATGGGCGCCATGGCCCGCACCATCGACATGCTGCGCCAGAACGCCCAGCATCGCCAGCAGCTCGAAGCCGAGAAGCTCGCCCGGCAGGCGGAGGAGGCGCAGCGGGGCGAGCGGCTGACCCGTCTTGCCGCCGCCTTCGACCGCTCGGTGCAGGCGACGGTCGGCGAGGCCTCCACCGCCGCCTCGCAGATGAAGGGCAGCGCCGGCAGCATGCTGGAGAGCGCGCTGCGCGCCGACCATTGCAACGCCTCGGTGGCCGGCGCCGCCGACGAGACCAGCCGCACCGTCCAGACCGCCAGCGCGGCGGCCGAGCAGCTCACCCAGTCGATCCGCAGCATTGCGGAGAGCGTGAAGCAGTCGGTCGCCATGTCCGCCCAGGCCATCGACCGCGCCGACGCCAGCCGCAAGACGGTGGAGGCGCTGGCCGCTGGCGCCGCCAAGATCGGCGAGATCACCAGCCTCATCACCTCCATTGCCGGGCAGACCAACCTGCTGGCGCTCAACGCGACCATCGAGGCCGCGCGCGCCGGGGAGGCCGGCAAGGGCTTCGCGGTGGTGGCGAGCGAAGTGAAGAACCTCGCCAGCCAGACCGCCAAGGCGACGGAGGAGATCGCCACCCAGATCGGCGCCATCCAGTCGGTGACCCAGGAAACGGTGTCCGCCATCGGCGCCATCACCGAGACCATCGGCCAGCTCAGCCAGCGTTCGGCGGAGATCGCCGCCTCGGTTCAGGAACAGTTGGCGGCGACCGGCGAGATCGCCGAGAAGGTCCGCACCGTGGCCGGCGAGGCCGACACGGTGACCCGCAGCATCGCCGTCGCCTCCGGCGCCTCGTCGGAGGTGGCGACGGCGGCCCGCCAGTCGGTGGAGGTCGCCCAGACCCTCCAGGCGCGCTTCGTCGATCTGCGCGACGAGGTGCAGAAGTTCCTGGCCTCGATCAAGGCGGCGTAA
- a CDS encoding transporter substrate-binding domain-containing protein encodes MIAIVAEGARRTPRAGVFAGLIGALVGAVAGMAAPGIATARADGVKLGYVEFPPYTQTDGGTAKGSLIEAFDKAAKAAGIAYTAESAPARRLFSGIADGEFNIFLGIRTVKEFDGSTLVSAAPIARIELNAYGIGEAPAVKAKEDLSGKAVIALNGYSYGGWRAWMEDPANKVQLVDARTADQALQLLQAGRAPTLLQYSLPMQQALGGKTLADLKATPVQSLDVYIVVSKKTPDAAAVLAKLEAGFKATQ; translated from the coding sequence ATGATCGCGATTGTTGCCGAAGGCGCCCGGCGCACGCCGAGGGCCGGGGTGTTCGCCGGCCTGATCGGAGCCTTGGTCGGAGCCGTTGCCGGCATGGCCGCTCCGGGGATCGCCACGGCGCGGGCGGACGGCGTCAAGCTCGGCTATGTGGAGTTCCCGCCCTACACCCAGACCGACGGCGGGACCGCGAAGGGAAGCCTGATCGAAGCCTTCGACAAGGCGGCCAAGGCGGCCGGCATCGCCTACACCGCCGAATCGGCCCCGGCCCGCCGCCTCTTCTCCGGCATTGCGGACGGGGAGTTCAACATTTTCCTGGGCATCCGCACGGTCAAGGAGTTCGACGGCTCCACGCTGGTCAGCGCCGCCCCCATCGCCCGGATCGAACTGAACGCCTACGGCATCGGCGAAGCCCCGGCGGTGAAGGCGAAGGAGGATCTGTCGGGCAAGGCGGTCATCGCGCTGAACGGCTATTCCTACGGCGGCTGGCGCGCCTGGATGGAGGACCCGGCCAACAAGGTGCAGCTGGTCGATGCGCGCACCGCCGATCAGGCGTTGCAGCTTCTCCAGGCCGGGCGGGCGCCGACGCTGCTGCAATACTCGCTGCCGATGCAGCAGGCGCTGGGCGGGAAGACGCTCGCCGACCTGAAGGCCACGCCGGTCCAGAGCCTGGACGTCTACATCGTGGTGTCGAAGAAGACCCCCGACGCCGCGGCGGTCCTGGCGAAGCTCGAAGCCGGGTTCAAGGCGACCCAATAG
- a CDS encoding molybdopterin oxidoreductase family protein translates to MNSVFLPTACPHDCPSTCALEVERVAPDRIGKVRGAAANSYTAGVICAKVSRYAERVHSPDRLKTPLRRTGPKGSGQWAEIGWDEALDRIADAFLDAERVHGAEAVWPYFYAGTMGLVQRGGIQRLRHAKGYSRQISTVCDTPANMGWLAGHGDIRGADPREMADSDLIVNWGGNPVATQVNVMTHVSRARKGRGAKLVTIDPYRTGTAEVSDLHLMLRPGTDGALACAVMHVLFREGLADRAYLDRYAAGADRFEAHLATRTPEWAAAITGLTVEEIVDFARLYGTTKRSYLRLGYGLTRAHNGAAQMHAVSCLPVVTGAWAHKGGGALYCSSGIYSIDRTLSEGLDRLDTTVRGFDQSRIGAVLTGEDISSGPPVTAMLIQNTNPAAICPDSARVRRGFLRDDLFVAVHEQFMTDTAQLADIVIPATTFLEHDDLYRGGGQMHILIGRKVIEPQFDSRENHRVISELARRVGAEHPGFGMSALEIIDSMLKTSGLTDAATLTEQRWIDAQPDFETSHFLNGFAFPDGRFRFAPDWAALGPYGAGQLPELPDHMAPGRPADAEHPFRLVTAPARQFLNSSFTETVTAQRREGRPTVLIHPEDAADLALADGDAVRLGNGLGSVVVHAKPFAGVPRGVVIVEGIWPNSAFVEGIGINTLTSPEPIPPAGGAAFHDTAVWLRAA, encoded by the coding sequence GTGAACTCCGTCTTCCTGCCGACCGCCTGCCCGCACGATTGCCCGAGCACCTGCGCCCTCGAAGTCGAGCGGGTCGCGCCGGACCGCATCGGCAAGGTCCGCGGGGCCGCCGCCAACAGCTACACGGCCGGCGTCATCTGCGCGAAGGTCAGCCGCTACGCGGAGCGCGTCCATTCCCCCGACCGGCTGAAGACCCCCTTGCGGCGCACCGGCCCCAAAGGGTCCGGCCAATGGGCGGAGATCGGCTGGGACGAGGCGCTGGACCGGATCGCCGACGCCTTTCTGGACGCCGAGCGCGTCCATGGCGCGGAAGCCGTCTGGCCCTATTTCTACGCCGGCACGATGGGGCTGGTGCAGCGCGGCGGCATCCAGCGGCTGCGCCACGCGAAGGGCTATTCCCGGCAGATCAGCACGGTCTGCGACACCCCGGCCAACATGGGCTGGCTGGCCGGCCACGGCGACATCCGCGGCGCCGACCCGCGCGAGATGGCCGACAGCGACCTGATCGTGAACTGGGGCGGCAACCCGGTGGCGACCCAGGTCAACGTGATGACCCACGTCAGCCGCGCCCGCAAGGGCCGCGGGGCGAAACTGGTCACCATCGACCCCTACCGCACCGGCACGGCGGAGGTGTCGGACCTCCACCTGATGCTGCGCCCCGGCACCGACGGCGCGCTGGCCTGCGCGGTGATGCATGTGCTGTTCCGCGAGGGGCTGGCCGACCGCGCCTACCTCGACCGCTACGCCGCCGGGGCGGACCGGTTCGAAGCGCATCTCGCCACCCGCACGCCCGAATGGGCGGCGGCGATCACCGGCCTGACGGTGGAGGAGATCGTCGACTTCGCCCGCCTCTACGGCACCACCAAGCGCAGCTATCTGCGGCTGGGCTACGGGCTGACGCGCGCCCACAACGGGGCGGCGCAGATGCACGCCGTGTCCTGCCTGCCGGTGGTCACCGGCGCCTGGGCGCACAAGGGCGGCGGGGCGCTCTACTGTTCCTCCGGCATCTACAGCATCGACCGTACCCTGTCGGAGGGGCTGGACCGGCTGGACACCACCGTGCGCGGCTTCGACCAGTCGCGAATCGGCGCGGTGCTGACCGGGGAGGACATCTCCAGCGGTCCCCCGGTCACCGCCATGCTGATCCAGAACACCAATCCGGCGGCGATCTGTCCGGACAGCGCCCGCGTGCGCCGCGGCTTCCTGCGCGACGACCTGTTCGTGGCGGTGCACGAGCAGTTCATGACCGACACGGCGCAGCTGGCCGACATCGTCATCCCAGCCACCACCTTCCTGGAGCATGACGACCTCTACCGCGGCGGCGGGCAGATGCACATCCTGATCGGCCGCAAGGTGATCGAGCCGCAGTTCGACTCGCGCGAGAACCACCGGGTGATTTCCGAGCTGGCCCGCCGCGTCGGCGCCGAGCATCCGGGATTCGGCATGAGCGCGTTGGAGATCATCGATTCCATGCTGAAGACCTCCGGCCTGACCGACGCCGCCACCCTGACGGAACAGCGTTGGATCGACGCCCAGCCGGATTTCGAGACCTCGCATTTCCTGAACGGCTTCGCCTTCCCGGACGGGCGGTTCCGCTTCGCGCCCGACTGGGCGGCGCTCGGCCCCTACGGCGCCGGCCAGTTGCCGGAGCTTCCTGACCACATGGCGCCGGGCCGCCCGGCCGACGCGGAGCATCCCTTCCGCTTGGTCACCGCTCCGGCGCGGCAGTTCCTCAACTCCAGCTTCACCGAGACGGTGACCGCCCAGCGCCGCGAAGGCCGCCCCACCGTCCTGATCCATCCGGAGGACGCGGCCGACCTCGCCCTGGCCGACGGCGACGCCGTGCGCCTCGGCAACGGGCTGGGCAGCGTCGTCGTCCACGCCAAGCCCTTCGCCGGGGTGCCGCGCGGCGTGGTGATCGTGGAAGGCATCTGGCCGAACAGCGCCTTCGTGGAGGGGATCGGAATCAACACCCTGACCTCGCCCGAGCCGATCCCGCCGGCGGGCGGCGCGGCCTTCCACGACACGGCGGTGTGGCTGCGCGCCGCCTGA